Proteins encoded by one window of Anaerosalibacter sp. Marseille-P3206:
- the flgB gene encoding flagellar basal body rod protein FlgB, with the protein MLNSIYNNSKYLEKALDGTWLRNKVIDQNLANNDTPNYKRKTILFEDCLKEELNISKKKLNTTDERHIPGIGGFKNNEPRIVEDNKTSYRFDGNNVNQDTEMAELYKNTIMFDALTKQLIDEYEKIKNAIAEGSK; encoded by the coding sequence ATGTTAAATAGTATATATAATAACTCAAAATATCTAGAAAAAGCTTTAGATGGTACTTGGCTTCGTAATAAAGTTATTGATCAAAACTTAGCAAATAATGATACCCCAAATTATAAAAGGAAAACCATACTATTCGAAGATTGTTTGAAAGAAGAACTCAATATTTCTAAAAAAAAGTTAAATACAACAGATGAAAGACATATACCAGGTATTGGTGGGTTTAAAAATAATGAACCTAGAATAGTTGAAGACAATAAAACATCTTATAGATTTGATGGAAATAACGTCAATCAAGATACGGAAATGGCAGAACTTTACAAAAACACTATAATGTTTGATGCATTAACAAAACAACTCATAGATGAGTATGAAAAGATAAAGAATGCTATTGCGGAAGGGAGTAAATAA
- the flgC gene encoding flagellar basal body rod protein FlgC, which yields MGMFDSININATGLTAQKTRIDIISKNMTNAETTRGTGGMPYRRQMVVFQEKKSTPFEYYLSQKTNKFNGGGVKITDIVEDTTPFKLVYEPGHPDADENGYVKMPNVEMVKEMVDLIDAQRAYEANITAMNATKTLLMKSMEIGRK from the coding sequence ATGGGTATGTTTGATTCTATTAATATTAATGCTACAGGTTTAACAGCTCAAAAGACTAGAATAGATATAATATCTAAAAATATGACAAATGCAGAAACCACAAGAGGTACTGGTGGAATGCCATATAGAAGACAAATGGTAGTTTTTCAAGAAAAAAAATCAACTCCTTTTGAATATTATTTATCCCAAAAAACCAATAAATTTAATGGTGGAGGGGTAAAAATTACTGATATTGTAGAAGATACAACACCTTTTAAGTTGGTTTATGAACCTGGTCATCCTGATGCTGATGAGAATGGTTATGTTAAAATGCCAAATGTGGAAATGGTCAAAGAAATGGTAGATTTAATTGATGCCCAGAGAGCATATGAAGCTAATATTACTGCAATGAATGCTACCAAAACTTTATTGATGAAATCTATGGAAATAGGTAGAAAGTAG
- the fliE gene encoding flagellar hook-basal body complex protein FliE, with product MKIGAIPYSENKIFNTIDNNNSSKDVEMSFGQYLKNAIGKVNDLQIEAQDYKKLLATGEVDDLHSVMIAAEKANIALQFTMGIRTKVVDAYREIMRMQL from the coding sequence GTGAAAATAGGAGCTATACCATATAGTGAAAATAAGATCTTTAATACTATTGATAATAACAACAGTTCTAAAGATGTAGAGATGTCCTTTGGACAATATCTTAAAAATGCAATAGGCAAGGTTAATGATTTGCAAATTGAAGCACAAGACTATAAGAAACTTTTAGCTACAGGCGAAGTAGATGATCTCCATAGTGTAATGATAGCTGCAGAAAAGGCAAATATTGCATTGCAATTTACTATGGGCATAAGAACTAAAGTTGTTGATGCTTATAGAGAAATAATGAGAATGCAATTATAA
- the codY gene encoding GTP-sensing pleiotropic transcriptional regulator CodY, which produces MSESLLQKTRRLNKALQSSGSKPVSFPELTKILSDILDANVYIASRKGRVLGYELSSGFDCDIIQSEIVKEKRFPKKYNDELLKVLETRENVEEVLECVFDEVSKCDYPDKVTTIIPINSGGVRLGTLVLSRFGRDFTEDDLVLSEYSATIVGMEILRSKNDEIEEEARKKAVVQMAIGTLSYSELEAMEHIFNELDGSEGLLVASKIADRVGITRSVIVNALRKFESAGVIESRSLGMKGTHIKILNDKLMDELKKARQ; this is translated from the coding sequence ATGAGTGAAAGCTTATTACAAAAAACTAGGAGACTAAATAAGGCATTACAAAGTTCTGGCTCAAAACCTGTATCTTTTCCAGAACTAACAAAAATACTTAGTGATATATTAGATGCAAATGTGTATATTGCAAGTAGAAAGGGTAGAGTTCTTGGTTATGAATTATCTTCAGGTTTTGATTGCGATATAATACAAAGTGAGATTGTAAAGGAAAAGAGATTTCCTAAAAAATATAATGATGAATTGTTAAAGGTTTTAGAAACAAGAGAAAATGTAGAAGAAGTATTAGAATGTGTATTTGATGAAGTATCTAAATGTGATTATCCAGATAAAGTTACTACTATAATTCCTATAAACAGTGGTGGAGTTAGATTAGGCACCCTTGTATTATCTAGATTTGGTAGAGATTTTACAGAAGATGATTTGGTACTATCAGAATATAGTGCAACTATAGTTGGTATGGAAATACTTAGATCTAAAAATGATGAAATAGAAGAAGAAGCAAGAAAAAAGGCAGTTGTACAAATGGCAATAGGTACTTTATCATATTCTGAATTAGAAGCTATGGAGCATATATTCAATGAACTTGATGGGAGTGAAGGTTTACTTGTAGCAAGTAAGATTGCTGATAGAGTTGGGATTACAAGATCAGTTATTGTAAATGCTCTTAGGAAATTTGAGAGTGCAGGTGTTATAGAATCTAGATCACTTGGTATGAAAGGGACACATATAAAAATACTAAATGACAAATTAATGGATGAATTAAAAAAAGCAAGACAATAG